In Microbacterium esteraromaticum, the following proteins share a genomic window:
- a CDS encoding BMP family ABC transporter substrate-binding protein, which produces MSISITKKLLGVTVAAGVVLSLAACGQAPADKPSGDGDKPAASDFLPCIVSDMGGFDDKSFNQLSFEGAKKAADELGVELKDVQSNAETEYGPNVTNLVDEGCDAIVAVGFALSQATVEAATANEDIDFILVDDAADNDFNGEKDAANVKPLLYNTAEAAFLAGYLSAGYSKTGKVGTFGGMEFPTVTIFMDGFKQGVDHYNEVKGKDVKVVGWDGKTGSFTGGFEANPDAKQVAVNILNQGVDVILPVGGPIYQSAQQAIKESGKDIALIGADADLFVTDPSTKDVVLTSVLKAMDLSTYQAVLSSGEGEFDAEAYVGTLENKGVGIAELHNFADKVDSGLQDEVTQLQQDIIDGKVKVTSYLSK; this is translated from the coding sequence GTGTCCATCTCCATCACCAAGAAGCTGCTCGGCGTCACAGTCGCCGCCGGTGTCGTTCTGAGTCTCGCCGCCTGCGGCCAGGCTCCCGCTGACAAGCCGTCAGGCGACGGCGACAAGCCCGCTGCATCCGACTTCCTGCCCTGCATCGTGTCCGACATGGGCGGCTTCGACGACAAGTCCTTCAACCAGCTCTCGTTCGAGGGTGCGAAGAAGGCCGCCGACGAGCTCGGCGTCGAGCTCAAGGACGTGCAGTCGAACGCCGAGACCGAGTACGGCCCCAACGTGACGAACCTCGTCGACGAGGGCTGCGACGCGATCGTCGCCGTCGGCTTCGCGCTGTCGCAGGCGACCGTCGAGGCGGCGACCGCGAACGAGGACATCGACTTCATCCTGGTCGACGACGCGGCAGACAACGACTTCAACGGCGAGAAGGACGCGGCCAACGTCAAGCCGCTGCTCTACAACACGGCTGAGGCCGCGTTCCTCGCGGGCTACCTCTCGGCCGGCTACTCGAAGACCGGCAAGGTCGGCACCTTCGGCGGCATGGAGTTCCCGACCGTCACGATCTTCATGGACGGCTTCAAGCAGGGCGTCGACCACTACAACGAGGTCAAGGGCAAGGACGTCAAGGTCGTCGGCTGGGACGGCAAGACCGGCTCGTTCACGGGCGGCTTCGAGGCCAACCCCGACGCCAAGCAGGTCGCTGTCAACATCCTCAACCAGGGCGTCGACGTGATCCTGCCCGTCGGCGGCCCGATCTACCAGTCGGCGCAGCAGGCCATCAAGGAGTCCGGCAAGGACATCGCCCTGATCGGCGCGGACGCCGACCTCTTCGTCACCGACCCGAGCACGAAGGACGTCGTGCTCACCTCGGTGCTGAAGGCGATGGACCTGTCGACCTACCAGGCCGTGCTCTCCAGCGGTGAGGGCGAGTTCGACGCCGAAGCGTATGTCGGCACGCTCGAGAACAAGGGCGTCGGCATCGCCGAGCTGCACAACTTCGCAGACAAGGTCGACTCGGGCCTGCAGGACGAGGTCACGCAGCTGCAGCAGGACATCATCGACGGCAAGGTGAAGGTCACCTCGTACCTGAGCAAGTAA
- a CDS encoding mannose-1-phosphate guanylyltransferase has product MSRIDDFYAVIPAGGIGSRLWPLSRADAPKFLHDLTGSGHSLLRDTWDRLAPLAGEDRIAVVTGRAHRAAVEAQLPGIQDANVFLESEPRESAAAIGLAAAILHRRDPDVIIGSFSADHVIRGTRVFEFAVRDAVEVAREGYICTIGITPTEPAVGFGYIEKGAELVVDGAREAALVNRFVEKPDLETAKAYVADRAHLWNAGMFIAKASVLLDELRENEPELHAGLIELAEAWDDRERRGPAVDRIWPRLKKIAIDYAVAEPAAERGRLAVVPGHFDWDDVGDFASLTKLITNGRKNDLAVLGPRARVLSDAASGILVSQTTRVISLVGVQDIVVVDTDDALLVTTVEHAQRVKGVVESLKLTGRDDVL; this is encoded by the coding sequence ATGTCACGAATCGATGACTTCTACGCGGTGATCCCCGCGGGCGGGATCGGCAGCAGGCTGTGGCCGCTGTCGCGGGCGGATGCCCCCAAGTTCCTCCACGACCTGACGGGCTCGGGCCATTCGCTCCTGCGCGATACGTGGGACCGGCTGGCGCCGCTGGCGGGGGAGGACCGCATCGCTGTGGTGACCGGCCGCGCGCACCGCGCGGCCGTGGAGGCGCAGCTGCCCGGCATCCAGGATGCCAACGTCTTCCTCGAGTCCGAGCCGCGCGAGTCCGCTGCGGCGATCGGGCTCGCAGCCGCCATCCTGCACCGGCGCGACCCCGATGTGATCATCGGCTCGTTCAGCGCCGATCACGTCATCCGCGGCACGCGCGTGTTCGAGTTCGCTGTGCGAGACGCCGTCGAGGTGGCACGCGAAGGGTACATCTGCACCATCGGGATCACCCCGACAGAGCCGGCCGTCGGCTTCGGGTACATCGAGAAGGGGGCTGAGCTCGTCGTCGACGGCGCCCGCGAGGCGGCCCTCGTGAACCGCTTCGTCGAGAAGCCCGATCTCGAGACCGCGAAGGCCTACGTCGCCGACCGAGCCCATCTCTGGAACGCAGGCATGTTCATCGCCAAGGCGAGCGTGCTGCTCGACGAGCTGCGGGAGAACGAGCCGGAGCTCCACGCCGGTCTCATCGAGCTCGCCGAGGCGTGGGACGACCGCGAACGCCGTGGGCCCGCCGTCGACCGCATCTGGCCGAGGCTGAAGAAGATCGCCATCGACTACGCCGTCGCCGAGCCCGCTGCGGAGCGCGGGCGTCTCGCCGTCGTTCCCGGCCACTTCGACTGGGACGATGTGGGCGACTTCGCCTCGCTCACCAAGCTCATCACCAACGGGCGCAAGAACGACCTCGCCGTGCTCGGGCCGCGCGCCCGGGTGCTGTCGGATGCGGCGAGCGGGATCCTCGTGTCGCAGACGACGCGTGTGATCAGTCTCGTCGGAGTGCAGGACATCGTGGTGGTCGACACCGACGACGCGCTGCTGGTGACGACGGTCGAGCACGCCCAGCGGGTCAAGGGGGTCGTCGAGTCGCTCAAGCTGACCGGTCGGGACGACGTGCTCTGA
- the sdhC gene encoding succinate dehydrogenase, cytochrome b556 subunit — translation MSTSTRLTPSISETTSRSPRGTLYRGREGMWSWVLHRITGVAIFFFLLVHVLDTSLIRVSPEAYDAVIGTYKNPVMAFGEVVLVAGIAFHAFNGLRIIIVDFWSKGAKYQRQLFWIVLGLWAVVMLGFVPRHLSLAFAGFGGGH, via the coding sequence GTGTCCACGAGCACACGCTTGACACCGTCGATTTCGGAGACCACGTCACGGTCCCCGCGCGGCACACTGTATCGGGGCCGCGAAGGCATGTGGTCGTGGGTGCTGCACCGCATCACCGGCGTCGCGATCTTCTTCTTCCTTCTGGTGCACGTCCTCGACACCTCGCTCATCCGCGTGTCGCCTGAGGCGTACGACGCGGTGATCGGCACCTACAAGAACCCGGTCATGGCCTTCGGCGAGGTGGTGCTGGTCGCCGGCATCGCGTTCCACGCGTTCAACGGCCTGCGCATCATCATCGTCGACTTCTGGTCGAAGGGCGCGAAGTACCAGCGCCAGCTGTTCTGGATCGTGCTCGGCCTGTGGGCGGTCGTGATGCTCGGCTTCGTGCCGCGCCACCTGTCGCTCGCGTTCGCCGGATTCGGAGGGGGTCACTGA
- a CDS encoding succinate dehydrogenase hydrophobic membrane anchor subunit encodes MTTQTAVPVARRQRGVNLEKWGWLFMRGSGVLLVVLIFGHLFVNLMVDEGIHQLDFAFIAGKFATPFWQWWDVLMLWLALLHGANGMRTIVNDYVTHEKARKALVWALGLAAALLIILGTLVVFTFDPCAGVLEDGSMWETCQALGK; translated from the coding sequence ATGACCACGCAGACCGCTGTGCCCGTCGCCCGTCGTCAGCGCGGAGTCAACCTCGAGAAGTGGGGATGGCTGTTCATGCGCGGCTCGGGCGTGCTGCTCGTCGTGCTGATCTTCGGCCACCTTTTCGTGAACCTGATGGTCGACGAGGGCATCCACCAGCTCGACTTCGCGTTCATCGCCGGCAAGTTTGCCACGCCGTTCTGGCAGTGGTGGGACGTTCTGATGCTGTGGCTCGCGCTGCTGCACGGCGCGAACGGCATGCGCACCATCGTCAACGACTACGTCACCCACGAGAAGGCCCGCAAGGCTCTCGTCTGGGCGCTGGGCCTGGCGGCGGCGCTCCTCATCATCCTGGGCACCCTCGTGGTGTTCACGTTCGACCCCTGCGCGGGCGTCCTCGAGGACGGCTCGATGTGGGAGACCTGCCAGGCACTGGGCAAGTAA
- the sdhA gene encoding succinate dehydrogenase flavoprotein subunit → MTTQTSDSVVRDGVHYHQFDIVIVGAGGAGMRAAIEAGPGAKTAVITKLYPTRSHTGAAQGGMAAALANVEDDNWEWHTYDTVKGGDYLVDQDAAEILAKEAIDAVIDLENMGLPFNRTPDGKIDQRRFGGHTAEHGKTPVRRACYAADRTGHMILQTLFQNCVKLGINFFNEFYVLDLITVKDASGATQVAGVVAYDLATGDLHVFQSKAVIFATGGFGKIFKTTSNAHTLTGDGVGIVWRKGLPLEDLEFFQFHPTGLAGLGILLTEGARGEGAILRNASGERFMERYAPTIKDLAPRDIVARSMVQEVLDGRGAGPHKDYVLLDCTHLGAEVLETKLPDITEFARTYLGVDPVVEPVPVMPTAHYAMGGIPTNNDAEVLSDNSTVVPGLYAAGECACVSVHGSNRLGTNSLLDINVFGKRAGRNAVEYVKTADFVPLPENPAGFVKDMVEGLRNNQGTERIAVLRKKLQDEMDKGAQVFRTEESLTHVLGVIEELRERYKNIHVDDKGKRFNTDLLEAVELGFLLDIAEVVVYAARNRKESRGGHMRDDFPKRDDENFMKHTMAYLVGDAHSSDASDHIKLDWKPVVVTNYQPMERKY, encoded by the coding sequence TTGACTACGCAGACCTCTGACTCCGTCGTGCGCGACGGGGTGCACTACCACCAGTTCGACATCGTCATCGTCGGCGCCGGCGGCGCCGGCATGCGCGCCGCCATCGAGGCGGGCCCCGGCGCGAAGACCGCCGTGATCACCAAGCTGTACCCCACGCGCTCGCACACCGGCGCGGCGCAGGGCGGCATGGCTGCGGCCCTCGCGAACGTCGAGGACGACAACTGGGAGTGGCACACCTACGACACGGTCAAGGGCGGCGACTACCTCGTCGACCAGGACGCGGCTGAGATCCTCGCCAAGGAGGCGATCGACGCGGTCATCGACCTCGAGAACATGGGCCTGCCGTTCAACCGCACGCCCGACGGCAAGATCGACCAGCGCCGCTTCGGCGGCCACACGGCCGAGCACGGCAAGACGCCGGTCCGCCGCGCCTGCTACGCCGCCGACCGCACGGGTCACATGATCCTGCAGACGCTGTTCCAGAACTGCGTCAAGCTCGGCATCAACTTCTTCAACGAGTTCTACGTCCTCGACCTGATCACGGTGAAGGACGCCTCGGGCGCCACGCAGGTCGCTGGCGTCGTCGCGTACGACCTCGCCACCGGCGACCTGCATGTCTTCCAGTCCAAGGCCGTGATCTTCGCGACCGGCGGCTTCGGCAAGATCTTCAAGACCACGTCGAACGCGCACACCCTCACCGGCGACGGGGTCGGCATCGTCTGGCGCAAGGGCCTGCCGCTCGAGGACCTGGAGTTCTTCCAGTTCCACCCGACGGGTCTCGCGGGCCTGGGCATCCTGCTCACCGAGGGCGCCCGTGGTGAGGGCGCGATCCTGCGCAACGCCTCGGGTGAGCGCTTCATGGAGCGCTACGCCCCGACCATCAAGGACCTCGCCCCGCGAGACATCGTCGCGCGCAGCATGGTGCAGGAGGTGCTCGACGGACGCGGCGCCGGCCCCCACAAGGACTACGTGCTGCTCGACTGCACGCACCTGGGCGCCGAGGTGCTCGAGACCAAGCTCCCCGACATCACCGAGTTCGCGCGCACCTACCTCGGTGTCGACCCGGTTGTCGAACCCGTCCCGGTGATGCCGACGGCGCACTATGCGATGGGCGGCATCCCGACCAACAACGACGCCGAGGTTCTCTCCGACAACTCGACCGTCGTCCCCGGCCTGTACGCGGCCGGCGAGTGCGCGTGCGTGTCGGTGCACGGCTCGAACCGCCTCGGCACCAACTCCCTGCTCGACATCAACGTGTTCGGCAAGCGGGCAGGACGCAACGCCGTCGAGTACGTCAAGACCGCCGACTTCGTGCCGCTGCCCGAGAACCCCGCCGGTTTCGTCAAGGACATGGTCGAGGGTCTTCGGAACAACCAGGGCACCGAGCGCATCGCCGTGCTGCGCAAGAAGCTGCAGGACGAGATGGACAAGGGCGCCCAGGTGTTCCGCACCGAGGAGTCGCTGACCCACGTGCTCGGCGTCATCGAGGAGCTGCGCGAGCGCTACAAGAACATCCACGTCGACGACAAGGGCAAGCGCTTCAACACCGACCTGCTCGAGGCCGTCGAGCTGGGCTTCCTGCTCGACATCGCCGAGGTCGTCGTCTACGCAGCCCGCAACCGCAAGGAGAGCCGTGGCGGCCACATGCGCGACGACTTCCCGAAGCGCGACGACGAGAACTTCATGAAGCACACGATGGCCTACCTGGTGGGAGACGCGCACTCCTCCGACGCCTCGGACCACATCAAGCTGGACTGGAAGCCCGTGGTCGTCACGAACTACCAGCCCATGGAGAGGAAGTACTGA
- a CDS encoding succinate dehydrogenase iron-sulfur subunit gives MTDVVEAPADAANDSGVQSFLVTFNIRRFDPEVDEEPRWVDYDVELYATDRVLDALHKIKWEVDGSLSFRRSCAHGICGSDAMRINGRNRLACKTLIKDLDISKPIYVEAIKGLPLEKDLIVDMEPFFASYREVQPFLIANSTPEKGKERVQSITDRAIFDDTTKCILCAACTSSCPIFWTDGQYFGPAAIVNAHRFIFDSRDDAGDVRLDILNDKEGVWRCRTTFNCTEACPRGIEVTKAIAEVKQAVLRGGR, from the coding sequence ATGACCGATGTCGTAGAGGCACCAGCCGACGCCGCCAACGACTCGGGGGTGCAGTCCTTCCTGGTCACCTTCAACATCCGCCGCTTCGACCCCGAGGTCGACGAGGAGCCGCGCTGGGTGGATTACGACGTCGAGCTCTACGCGACCGACCGCGTGCTCGACGCTCTGCACAAGATCAAGTGGGAGGTCGACGGCTCGCTCTCGTTCCGCCGCTCCTGCGCCCACGGCATCTGCGGTTCCGACGCCATGCGCATCAACGGCCGTAACCGTCTGGCCTGCAAGACGCTGATCAAGGACCTCGACATCTCGAAGCCGATCTACGTCGAGGCCATCAAGGGCCTGCCGCTCGAGAAGGACCTCATCGTCGACATGGAGCCGTTCTTCGCCTCCTACCGCGAGGTGCAGCCCTTCCTCATCGCGAACTCGACGCCCGAGAAGGGCAAGGAGCGCGTGCAGTCGATCACCGACCGCGCGATCTTCGACGACACCACCAAGTGCATCCTGTGCGCCGCGTGCACCTCGTCGTGCCCGATCTTCTGGACCGACGGCCAGTACTTCGGCCCGGCGGCGATCGTCAACGCCCACCGGTTCATCTTCGACTCGCGCGACGACGCCGGAGACGTGCGCCTCGACATCCTCAACGACAAGGAGGGGGTGTGGCGCTGCCGCACCACCTTCAACTGCACCGAGGCCTGCCCCCGCGGCATCGAGGTGACCAAGGCGATCGCCGAGGTCAAGCAGGCAGTGCTGCGCGGCGGCCGCTGA
- a CDS encoding YhjD/YihY/BrkB family envelope integrity protein → MAELFPVRVWRRFLRRNGFLLSAGMAYQALFALSALVYVTFAVAGVWLGGSEPAVEALIRIANSYLPGIIDEAGTGLARPEDVRDIAVAATSSFTVTGAIAAAVSIWAAIGAVTFTRRAVRNMFGLPFDSRSYMLLKLRDALGALAFGIALLVGAVLSVAGVWALGGLLELLGWQIGSVPYAALVRASSVLVIVTIDATAIALLVRFLTGTSIRWRRIWPGSTLGGVLVAASQLGAGLLFAHSPGNPLLATFAVMVALLLWCRIVAVLILLAATWIALSAHDRDEPLERPDPAAVQRAHLVDAERQARERVRAAGAELQRASWRHRRARRTELLIAQAEWADAAAELDEAEQGSSVGSSH, encoded by the coding sequence GTGGCGGAGCTCTTCCCCGTGCGCGTCTGGCGGCGCTTCCTGCGCCGCAACGGCTTCCTGCTCTCGGCCGGCATGGCCTATCAGGCGCTGTTCGCGCTGTCGGCGCTGGTCTACGTGACGTTCGCCGTGGCGGGTGTGTGGCTGGGCGGCAGCGAGCCCGCCGTCGAAGCTCTGATCCGGATCGCGAACAGCTACCTGCCCGGCATCATCGACGAGGCGGGCACCGGTCTCGCCAGGCCTGAGGATGTGCGGGACATCGCCGTGGCGGCGACCAGCAGCTTCACCGTCACCGGCGCGATCGCGGCCGCGGTGTCGATCTGGGCGGCGATCGGCGCTGTCACCTTCACCCGACGCGCCGTGCGCAACATGTTCGGCCTTCCCTTCGACTCGCGCAGCTACATGCTGCTCAAGCTGCGCGACGCGCTCGGCGCGCTCGCATTCGGCATCGCCCTGCTCGTCGGCGCCGTGCTCTCGGTAGCCGGGGTCTGGGCGCTGGGCGGCCTGCTCGAGCTGCTCGGCTGGCAGATCGGCAGCGTGCCGTACGCCGCGCTCGTGCGCGCCTCGTCGGTGCTCGTCATCGTGACCATCGACGCGACCGCGATCGCTCTTCTCGTGCGGTTCCTGACCGGGACGTCGATCCGCTGGCGGCGGATCTGGCCGGGCTCGACGCTGGGCGGCGTCCTGGTGGCCGCGTCTCAGCTCGGCGCCGGCCTGCTGTTCGCGCACAGTCCGGGCAATCCGCTGCTGGCGACATTCGCCGTGATGGTAGCGCTGCTGCTGTGGTGCCGGATCGTCGCTGTGCTGATCCTTCTGGCGGCCACCTGGATCGCGCTCAGTGCGCACGATCGCGACGAGCCGCTCGAGCGACCCGATCCCGCTGCGGTGCAGAGAGCACACCTGGTCGACGCAGAGCGTCAGGCCCGTGAGCGTGTGCGGGCCGCCGGCGCGGAGCTGCAGCGGGCGTCATGGCGGCATCGCCGAGCGCGTCGCACCGAGCTGCTCATCGCGCAGGCGGAGTGGGCGGATGCGGCGGCGGAGCTGGATGAGGCGGAGCAGGGCAGCAGTGTCGGCAGCTCTCATTAG
- a CDS encoding exodeoxyribonuclease III — protein MPHLRIASVNVNGIRAAVRNGMHSWLETADVDILTLQEVRGQDEHLLEAFPDWSMLHDPATAKGRAGVAVLSRTPALASRTALGADDFDSAGRWLEADFEIGGMPLTVVSAYVHSGEADTPKQIEKWKFLDAMGSRMAQLGADDAHALVTGDLNVGHQPFDILNWKGNVRKSGFLARERAYFDRFLGAAGEAVLGQEGIGRGMVGELSDTRSFATEGGGLGLGWVDVGRAHHGPVPGPYTWWSMRGKAFDNDSGWRIDYHLATPPLAARATGYTVARAATYSERWSDHAPVIVDYTY, from the coding sequence ATGCCTCATCTGCGTATCGCCTCTGTCAACGTCAACGGGATCCGTGCGGCCGTGCGCAACGGCATGCACTCCTGGCTGGAGACGGCGGATGTCGACATCCTGACCCTGCAGGAGGTGCGAGGTCAGGACGAGCACCTTCTCGAAGCGTTCCCCGACTGGTCGATGCTGCACGACCCCGCCACGGCGAAGGGCCGCGCAGGCGTCGCCGTGCTCAGCCGGACCCCCGCTCTCGCCTCCCGCACCGCGCTGGGTGCCGACGACTTCGACTCGGCCGGCCGCTGGCTCGAGGCGGACTTCGAGATCGGCGGCATGCCGCTGACTGTCGTCAGCGCCTACGTGCACTCCGGCGAGGCCGACACCCCGAAGCAGATCGAGAAGTGGAAGTTCCTCGACGCGATGGGGTCGCGCATGGCGCAGCTGGGCGCCGATGACGCCCACGCGCTCGTGACGGGAGACCTCAACGTGGGCCACCAGCCCTTCGACATCCTGAACTGGAAGGGCAACGTGCGCAAGTCCGGCTTCCTCGCGCGTGAGCGCGCGTACTTCGATCGCTTCCTGGGGGCCGCAGGCGAGGCCGTGCTCGGACAGGAGGGAATCGGCCGCGGCATGGTCGGTGAGCTGAGCGACACCCGCTCGTTCGCCACGGAGGGCGGCGGTCTGGGACTCGGATGGGTCGACGTGGGACGAGCGCACCACGGCCCTGTACCCGGCCCGTACACGTGGTGGTCGATGCGCGGCAAGGCATTCGACAACGACAGCGGATGGCGGATCGACTATCACCTCGCCACCCCGCCCCTCGCCGCGCGCGCCACCGGCTACACGGTCGCACGTGCCGCGACCTACTCAGAGCGCTGGAGCGATCACGCCCCCGTGATCGTCGACTACACGTACTGA
- the trpS gene encoding tryptophan--tRNA ligase, producing the protein MTKPRLYSGMQPSADSLQAGNYIGALLQWRDMQSAYDAFFSVVDLHAITVPQKPEELREKTRRTAAQYIAAGIEPSKSTLYVQSHVRAHAELAWILSTITGFGEAGRMTQFKDKSQRYGQDSTSVGLFTYPVLMAADILLYQSELVPVGDDQKQHVELTRDLAERFNSRFGTTFTVPTPVIQKDTARIYDLQNPTSKMSKSAESDAGVLWLLDDPAKSAKKIMRAVTDNEGSVRFDRENKPGVSNLLTIYAALTGRQVGSIEDEYAGRGYGDFKKGLAEVVVNEFGPVRERANALLDDPAELDRLLAVNAAKADAVADATLADVYDRVGLLRRV; encoded by the coding sequence GTGACGAAACCACGCCTCTACTCCGGAATGCAGCCCTCCGCCGACTCCCTCCAGGCCGGCAACTACATCGGGGCGCTTCTGCAGTGGCGTGACATGCAGAGCGCGTATGACGCCTTCTTCTCGGTGGTCGACCTGCACGCGATCACCGTGCCGCAGAAGCCCGAAGAGCTGCGCGAGAAGACGCGCCGCACCGCCGCGCAGTACATCGCCGCGGGCATCGAGCCGTCGAAGTCGACCCTGTATGTGCAGTCACACGTGCGCGCGCACGCCGAGCTGGCGTGGATCCTCAGCACGATCACGGGGTTCGGCGAGGCCGGCCGCATGACCCAGTTCAAGGACAAGTCGCAGCGCTACGGCCAGGACTCCACCTCGGTGGGCCTGTTCACCTATCCCGTCCTGATGGCCGCCGACATCCTGCTCTACCAGAGCGAGCTGGTGCCGGTCGGCGACGATCAGAAGCAGCATGTCGAGCTCACGCGCGATCTCGCCGAGCGCTTCAACAGCCGGTTCGGCACGACCTTCACGGTACCCACCCCGGTGATCCAGAAGGACACCGCGCGCATCTACGACCTGCAGAACCCGACGTCGAAGATGTCGAAGTCCGCCGAGAGCGATGCAGGAGTGCTGTGGCTTCTCGACGACCCCGCCAAGTCGGCGAAGAAGATCATGCGCGCGGTGACCGACAACGAAGGATCAGTGCGGTTCGACCGCGAGAACAAGCCGGGTGTCTCGAACCTGCTCACGATCTACGCCGCCCTCACCGGGCGGCAGGTGGGATCGATCGAGGACGAGTACGCGGGCCGCGGTTACGGCGACTTCAAGAAGGGCCTGGCCGAGGTCGTCGTGAACGAATTCGGTCCTGTGCGCGAGCGCGCGAACGCGCTGCTCGACGACCCCGCAGAGCTCGACCGCCTGCTCGCCGTGAACGCGGCGAAGGCGGACGCCGTGGCAGACGCCACCCTCGCAGACGTCTACGACCGCGTCGGCCTGCTGCGCCGCGTCTGA
- the pth gene encoding aminoacyl-tRNA hydrolase produces MTTTWLIVGLGNPGPRYAPTRHNIGQMVVDELADRRGERFREHKAGARVVETRLRPGGDRIVLAKPNSYMNTSGTPVAALARFYSVEPENVIVVHDELDIPFDSIRLKVGGGHGGHNGVRDIARTLTTPDFLRVRAGIGRPPGRQDPADWVLAPFGSVESKTLPIFISDVADAVEQLVDEGLLAAQQRHHSR; encoded by the coding sequence ATGACCACCACCTGGCTGATCGTCGGCCTCGGCAACCCCGGCCCGCGCTATGCGCCGACCCGCCACAACATCGGGCAGATGGTCGTCGACGAGCTGGCTGATCGTCGCGGTGAGCGGTTCCGTGAGCACAAGGCAGGGGCACGTGTCGTCGAGACGCGCCTTCGGCCCGGCGGCGATCGCATCGTCCTCGCCAAGCCCAACTCCTACATGAACACCTCGGGCACGCCGGTCGCTGCTCTCGCGCGTTTCTACTCGGTCGAGCCCGAGAACGTCATCGTCGTGCATGACGAGCTCGACATCCCGTTCGACAGCATCCGCCTGAAGGTCGGCGGCGGCCATGGCGGGCACAACGGAGTGCGAGACATCGCGCGCACCCTCACGACCCCCGACTTCCTGCGGGTGCGCGCGGGCATCGGCCGTCCGCCCGGTAGGCAGGACCCCGCCGACTGGGTGCTCGCGCCGTTCGGCTCAGTCGAGTCGAAGACGCTGCCGATCTTCATCTCGGATGTCGCGGATGCTGTCGAACAGCTCGTAGACGAGGGCCTTCTGGCGGCCCAGCAGCGGCATCACTCCCGCTGA
- a CDS encoding 50S ribosomal protein L25/general stress protein Ctc, translated as MSDENKVVAETRTSFGKGFARRLRAAGKIPAVIYGHGTDPVHVALPGHQVSLIIRRANALLDLDIDGTSQLALVKDVQKDPVHQIIEHIDLLVVKKGEKVSIDLPVVLTGESFAGTIANLDATTLAVEAEATHIPENVEVSVEGLEEGAHITAADVKLPKGVTLVADPETLVVAISVPAAPVEDEAEGDAAAPAEDAAEAPAEDAAAE; from the coding sequence ATGTCTGACGAGAACAAGGTCGTCGCCGAGACCCGCACGAGCTTCGGCAAGGGCTTCGCCCGCCGCCTGCGCGCCGCCGGCAAGATCCCTGCTGTGATCTACGGCCACGGCACCGACCCCGTGCACGTGGCCCTGCCCGGCCACCAGGTGTCGCTCATCATCCGCCGCGCCAACGCGCTGCTCGACCTCGACATCGACGGCACCTCGCAGCTCGCCCTCGTGAAGGACGTGCAGAAGGACCCGGTGCACCAGATCATCGAGCACATCGACCTCCTGGTCGTGAAGAAGGGCGAGAAGGTCTCGATCGACCTGCCCGTCGTCCTGACCGGCGAGTCGTTCGCGGGCACCATCGCGAACCTCGACGCCACGACCCTCGCGGTCGAGGCCGAGGCCACCCACATCCCCGAGAACGTCGAGGTCTCGGTCGAGGGCCTCGAGGAGGGCGCGCACATCACCGCCGCCGACGTGAAGCTGCCCAAGGGCGTCACGCTCGTCGCCGACCCCGAGACCCTCGTGGTCGCGATCTCGGTCCCGGCCGCGCCGGTCGAGGACGAGGCTGAGGGCGACGCTGCGGCTCCGGCCGAGGACGCCGCTGAGGCTCCGGCCGAGGACGCCGCCGCGGAGTGA